One Danio aesculapii chromosome 11, fDanAes4.1, whole genome shotgun sequence genomic region harbors:
- the pde12 gene encoding 2',5'-phosphodiesterase 12: MWSRLSFSTRSFFFRFIPPSLIPIRRNLFTAGFKMSMERCVVRCVESDSKLTISFSLNGSNKHMLRDKTEPLGKLLDRIANNSLKSTAGKSKKHKPSKEKPESQEAEKPETSLSVNGQPVSPETLNSDAWQDGAVLQVGDLKYKVERNPPTFTQSELPSSLMAGFPMCPKLEMEFGDLKDCEFRWYKESSADAYITGDAECWTEAGSERVFTPSNLDIGLRLMLKCTPGDGSKFGEPKKLVSSSAVEAGPGMCTFDNRHIYTQKLTDEGSLRVVSYNILADVYAQTDLSKTVLYPYCAPYALQMDYRQNLIKKELSGYNADIICLQEVDKSVFLDVLCPALDAFGLDGVFRIKEKQHEGLATYFRRSKLKLVEQYDVMLSEALTTDPIHQELWEKVSCSQSLKEKIEKRSTTLQVTILQSLCDPSRILCVGNTHLYWRPEGGNVRLVQIAVALEHMKQVVTKHPGARLIFSGDFNSTPSSGLFQLLSQGCVPEDHEDWGSGGPEEQIRLGLTNPFLLSSACGVPDFTNFVGGFQGCLDYIFVEPRTLQVEQVIPLPGLEEVSNCVALPSVSHPSDHIALVCDLKWMTDSD, from the exons ATGTGGAGCCGGCTGTCATTCTCAACTAGATCTTTCTTTTTTCGCTTTATTCCTCCGTCTTTAATCCCAATCCGAAGAAATCTGTTTACGGCGGGTTTTAAGATGAGTATGGAGAGATGTGTAGTGCGGTGTGTGGAGTCCGACTCCAAACTGACCATATCATTCAGTCTGAACGGCAGTAATAAACACATGCTGAGGGACAAAACTGAGCCTCTGGGAAAACTGCTGGACAGAATAGCCAACAACAGCCTCAAATCCACTGCTGG CAAATCcaaaaagcacaaaccaagcaaagAAAAACCCGAGAGTCAAGAAGCAGAAAAACCAGAAACCAGTCTAAGTGTAAACGGACAACCAGTTTCACCAGAAACTCTCAATTCGGACGCCTGGCAGGATGGAGCAGTGCTGCAAGTGGGCGATTTAAAATATAAAGTGGAAAGAAATCCTCCGACATTTACTCAGTCGGAGCTGCCGTCTTCACTAATGGCCGGATTTCCCATGTGTCCGAAATTAGAGATGGAGTTTGGAGATCTGAAGGACTGCGAGTTCAGATGGTATAAAGAAAGCTCGGCTGATGCATATATAACAGGAGATGCAGAATGCTGGACAGAAGCTGGATCAGAGCGTGTGTTTACACCGTCGAATTTAGACATTGGATTAAGGCTGATGTTGAAATGCACGCCGGGGGACGGCTCTAAATTTGGCGAACCCAAAAAACTGGTGTCTTCCAGCGCTGTAGAAGCCGGTCCGGGGATGTGCACATTTGATAACAGGCATATTTACACACAGAAGCTCACTGATGAGGGTTCATTGAGGGTTGTGTCTTATAACATCCTAGCGGACGTTTACGCTCAAACGGATCTTTCTAAAACTGTCTTGTACCCTTATTGTGCGCCCTATGCTCTACAAATGGACTACAGACAGAATCTGATCAAGAAGGAGCTTTCGGGGTATAACGCTGACATCATTTGCCTACAAGAGGTGGATAAAAGTGTGTTTTTAGATGTTTTATGTCCTGCTTTGGATGCCTTTGGGTTGGATGGGGTTTTTAGGATTAAGGAGAAGCAGCATGAAGGGCTGGCCACGTATTTTAGGAGGTCTAAGCTGAAGCTGGTGGAGCAGTATGATGTTATGTTGAGCGAGGCTTTGACCACGGATCCTATACATCAGGAACTGTGGGAAAAAGTGTCCTGCAGTCAAAGCTTGAAGGAGAAAATTGAAAAGAGGTCGACGACTTTGCag GTAACCATCTTACAGTCGTTGTGTGACCCGTCGAGGATATTATGTGTAGGAAACACACACCTGTACTGGCGCCCTGAAG GAGGAAACGTTCGTCTGGTCCAGATAGCAGTGGCTCTGGAACACATGAAGCAGGTGGTGACAAAGCATCCCGGTGCCAGACTCATATTTTCAGGTGATTTTAACAGCACTCCGTCCTCCGGCCTCTTCCAGCTACTTAGTCAGGGCTGCGTCCCGGAGGATCATGAGGACTGGGGCTCCGGGGGTCCAGAAGAGCAGATCCGGCTAGGACTGACCAACCCGTTCCTGCTGTCCAGCGCATGTGGAGTCCCGGACTTCACCAACTTCGTGGGAGGATTTCAGGGGTGTCTGGATTATATTTTTGTGGAGCCGCGGACGCTGCAGGTGGAGCAGGTCATTCCTCTGCCCGGTCTGGAGGAGGTGAGCAACTGTGTGGCGCTGCCGAGCGTCTCGCACCCATCCGATCACATCGCACTGGTGTGTGACCTCAAGTGGATGACTGACAGCGATTAA
- the atp6ap1la gene encoding ATPase H+ transporting accessory protein 1 like a — MASTWRPMSLALFSFVFLQISSSYEQLSAFVEGSSDDAPSRDISIQDGGSGSPGSLSAAEAPLRRALQPYGWQLGVPPRRKLLQSPGLLLYSPLSVTYNGKTCILFRARKLAIRYRNHSLVDLTEKTFSPDTPLDTKGSFCSKDKAILNLRFGDVEDLRGLSIRLQMSNTFYESAGQNWFTLDNVHIHYNWTYEATFNATDVYAPSTNSYHCQHVSSLQKYDTLLVPSANTDHAANWHITFTDFQIQAFNVQSSKFAPASDCATFFTPAILMGLITSLILLLVLAYALHMVVHLKHIDRYEEHKTTVYFPRSTEAECTEKNSL; from the exons ATGGCATCAACGTGGCGCCCAATGTCTCTCgccttattttcttttgttttcctgCAGATATCCTCGTCTTACGAGCAACTATCCGCCTTTGTGGAAGGAAG CTCAGATGATGCACCGTCGAGAGACATCAGCATTCAAGATG gaggatCAGGCAGCCCTGGTTCTCTGTCCGCAGCTGAAGCTCCTCTCCGTCGGGCTCTGCAG CCGTACGGATGGCAGCTCGGCGTTCCTCCACGCAGAAAGCTGCTTCAGTCTCCGGGATTGTTGCTTTATTCTCCTCTGAGTGTGACATACAACGGAAAGACCTGCATCCTCTTCAGGGCCCGGAAGCTGGCCATCAGGTACAGAAACCACAGTCTGGTGGATCTCACAGAGAAAACCTTCAGCCCAGACACACCGCTCGACACCAAAGGATCCTTCTGCAGTAAAGATAAAGCCAT ACTCAATCTGCGTTTCGGTGATGTGGAAGATCTTCGAGGACTCTCCATCAG GCTACAGATGTCAAACACGTTTTATGAGTCGGCAGGACAGAACTGGTTCACGCTCGATAACGTGCACATCCATTATAACTGGACGTACGAGGCCACATTTAATGCCACAGATGTGTACGCGCCGTCCACCAACTCATACCACTGCCAGCACGTCAGCAGCCTGCAGAAATACGACACGCTGCTGGTGCCTAGCGCCAACACTGACCATGCTGCAAACTGGCACATCACATTCACAGACTTCCAG ATTCAGGCCTTCAATGTTCAGTCCAGTAAGTTTGCTCCGGCCAGCGACTGTGCCACGTTCTTCACTCCGGCCATCCTGATGGGCCTGATCACATCTCTGATCCTGCTGCTGGTTCTGGCCTACGCCCTGCACATGGTGGTGCATCTGAAGCACATCGACCGCTATGAAGAGCACAAGACCACCGTTTATTTCCCCCGCAGCACAGAAGCCGAGTGCACAGAGAAGAACAGCCTCTAG